Proteins encoded by one window of Modestobacter marinus:
- a CDS encoding FKBP-type peptidyl-prolyl cis-trans isomerase: MAELTRPDVEPPTGPAPSDLVIEDLVVGDGAEATAGSLVSAHYVGVTHDGGEQFDASWDRGDPLEFRIGVGMVIQGWDEGIVGMKVGGRRRLTIPPHKAYGERGAGGVIKPGATLVFVVDLVGVR, from the coding sequence GTGGCAGAGCTGACCCGTCCCGACGTCGAGCCCCCCACCGGGCCCGCCCCGTCCGACCTGGTGATCGAGGACCTGGTGGTCGGCGACGGCGCCGAGGCCACCGCCGGCAGCCTGGTGAGCGCCCACTACGTCGGCGTCACCCACGACGGCGGCGAGCAGTTCGACGCCTCCTGGGACCGTGGCGACCCGCTGGAGTTCCGGATCGGCGTCGGCATGGTCATCCAGGGCTGGGACGAGGGCATCGTCGGCATGAAGGTCGGCGGTCGCCGCCGGCTGACCATCCCGCCGCACAAGGCCTACGGCGAGCGCGGCGCGGGCGGGGTCATCAAGCCCGGCGCCACCCTGGTCTTCGTCGTCGACCTCGTCGGCGTCCGCTGA
- a CDS encoding SDR family oxidoreductase produces MDITGSVALVTGANRGLGRQFAEQLVERGAAKVYATSRRPELVDVPGVEVLRLDVTDPESVAAAAAAAGDVSLLVNNAGITTRANLVTGDLADVRREMDTHFFGTLGVVRAFAPVLARNGGGGIVNVLSALSWFSTDGANAYAAGKAAAWSLTNGVRIELAGQGTQVTGVVLGAADTDMMAGYTGPMTAPADVVRTALDGVQVGDWEVLVDDWSRGVKASLARDPREFYSPQG; encoded by the coding sequence ATGGACATCACCGGATCGGTCGCCCTCGTCACCGGCGCGAACCGCGGTCTCGGCCGCCAGTTCGCCGAGCAGCTCGTCGAGCGCGGCGCCGCGAAGGTCTACGCCACCTCCCGCCGGCCCGAGCTGGTCGACGTCCCCGGCGTCGAGGTGCTGCGCCTCGACGTCACCGACCCGGAGTCGGTCGCGGCGGCCGCCGCGGCCGCCGGCGACGTGAGCCTGCTGGTGAACAACGCCGGCATCACCACCCGCGCGAACCTGGTCACCGGCGACCTGGCCGACGTCCGGCGGGAGATGGACACCCACTTCTTCGGCACGCTGGGCGTCGTCCGGGCGTTCGCGCCCGTGCTGGCCCGCAACGGCGGCGGCGGGATCGTCAACGTGCTGTCCGCGCTGTCCTGGTTCTCCACCGACGGCGCGAACGCCTACGCCGCGGGGAAGGCGGCGGCGTGGAGCCTCACCAACGGCGTCCGGATCGAGCTCGCCGGGCAGGGCACCCAGGTGACCGGGGTGGTGCTGGGGGCGGCCGACACCGACATGATGGCCGGCTACACCGGCCCGATGACCGCCCCCGCCGACGTCGTCCGGACGGCGCTGGACGGCGTGCAGGTCGGGGACTGGGAGGTGCTGGTCGACGACTGGAGCCGGGGCGTCAAGGCCTCGCTCGCCCGCGACCCCCGCGAGTTCTACAGCCCGCAGGGCTGA
- a CDS encoding MerR family transcriptional regulator → MLRIGEVAARAGVSVRALRYYEEQGLLEAERTPSGQRRYAESAVGRVRFIQQLYAAGLGSRDVLEVLPCVHTGVATPAMLARLVEQRDAIDRQIAELGTARARLDEVIRIGREHVPAVAAS, encoded by the coding sequence GTGCTGCGCATCGGTGAGGTCGCCGCCCGCGCCGGCGTGAGCGTGCGGGCGCTGCGCTACTACGAGGAGCAGGGGCTCCTGGAGGCCGAGCGCACCCCCAGTGGGCAGCGCCGGTACGCCGAGAGCGCGGTGGGGCGGGTGCGCTTCATCCAGCAGCTCTACGCCGCCGGGCTGGGCAGCCGGGACGTCCTCGAGGTGCTCCCGTGCGTGCACACCGGCGTGGCCACCCCCGCGATGCTGGCCCGGCTGGTCGAGCAGCGGGACGCCATCGACCGGCAGATCGCCGAGCTCGGCACGGCCCGTGCCCGGCTGGACGAGGTCATCCGCATCGGCCGGGAGCACGTGCCGGCGGTCGCCGCGTCCTGA
- a CDS encoding DUF1905 domain-containing protein, which yields MTTAAHVPQPLDAAFSCVIETDGAFPTYLELPGSAEVLGTRRAVKVAGTLDGHPFAATLMPSGRGPHWLPLRKALCARIGKSEAGAPVLVHLEQRAG from the coding sequence ATGACCACCGCAGCGCACGTCCCCCAGCCGCTCGACGCCGCCTTCAGCTGTGTGATCGAGACCGACGGCGCCTTCCCCACCTACCTGGAGCTCCCCGGCTCGGCCGAGGTGCTGGGCACCCGGCGCGCGGTGAAGGTCGCCGGCACGCTGGACGGTCACCCGTTCGCCGCCACCCTGATGCCCTCGGGGCGGGGGCCGCACTGGCTGCCGCTGAGGAAGGCGCTGTGCGCCCGGATCGGCAAGAGCGAGGCCGGGGCGCCGGTGCTGGTGCACCTGGAGCAGCGCGCCGGCTGA
- a CDS encoding cation diffusion facilitator family transporter: MTQPTPATEHALVQEAQGGDSGGESTGTVVLAGAVNLAIAAAKLAGGLVSHSSAMLSEAAHSLADTVTEVLLFVALKRGHRAADARHPFGYGRETYFWAFLASLCTFAVGAGFSVYQGIETIREGEEQGSPTISYIVLAVSFVLEGSSLLKAVRQVRGEARSRGVSPRRYLRRTTDTTLKAVTFEDSAALIGLVLAALGLFLEHVTGNPLWDGISAILIGVLLIAVAWSLARANVSLLIGQSVPDSVREQLRAEIAGLEQVDAVPFLLTSVIGPGQLIVSAKVDFADTATVADIEAASDEAERRLVARHGGVRYVFLDPTPGDGQARAAAPPAG; the protein is encoded by the coding sequence ATGACGCAACCGACCCCGGCCACCGAGCACGCCCTGGTCCAGGAGGCCCAGGGCGGCGACTCCGGTGGGGAGTCGACCGGCACCGTCGTCCTGGCCGGGGCGGTCAACCTGGCCATCGCCGCCGCGAAGCTGGCCGGCGGCCTGGTCAGCCACTCCTCGGCGATGCTGTCCGAGGCGGCGCACTCGCTGGCCGACACGGTGACCGAGGTGCTGCTGTTCGTCGCGCTCAAGCGCGGCCATCGGGCCGCCGACGCCCGGCACCCGTTCGGCTACGGCCGGGAGACCTACTTCTGGGCCTTCCTCGCCTCGCTGTGCACCTTCGCCGTCGGCGCCGGCTTCTCGGTCTACCAGGGCATCGAGACGATCCGGGAGGGCGAGGAGCAGGGCTCCCCGACCATCTCCTACATCGTGCTGGCGGTGTCGTTCGTGCTGGAGGGCAGCTCGCTGCTCAAGGCCGTGCGCCAGGTGCGCGGCGAGGCGCGGTCGCGCGGGGTCAGCCCCCGTCGGTACCTGCGGCGCACCACGGACACCACGCTCAAGGCGGTCACCTTCGAGGACAGCGCCGCGCTGATCGGCCTGGTGCTCGCCGCGCTGGGCCTCTTCCTGGAGCACGTGACCGGCAACCCGCTGTGGGACGGCATCTCGGCGATCCTGATCGGCGTCCTGCTCATCGCGGTCGCCTGGTCGCTCGCCCGTGCCAACGTCTCGCTGCTGATCGGCCAGTCCGTGCCGGACTCGGTCCGGGAGCAGCTGCGCGCGGAGATCGCCGGCCTCGAGCAGGTCGATGCGGTCCCGTTCCTGCTCACCTCGGTGATCGGCCCCGGCCAGCTGATCGTCTCGGCGAAGGTCGACTTCGCCGACACCGCCACCGTCGCCGACATCGAGGCGGCTTCCGACGAGGCCGAGCGGCGGCTGGTGGCCCGGCACGGCGGCGTCCGGTACGTCTTCCTCGACCCGACGCCCGGCGACGGCCAGGCCCGCGCGGCGGCTCCTCCGGCCGGGTGA
- a CDS encoding DsbA family oxidoreductase — MQVEVWSDVVCPWCYIGKRKLETALSRFAHADQVEVVWRSFQLDPSVPEGHTEPTLPALAAKYGRSVEEMAQMQQRVEEVAAGEGLEYHLADGVSGNTLLAHQLIHLAGEHGLRSEMKERLLHAYFTEQRSVFDVDALVPLAVEVGLDEAEVRAALADRRFLPAVREEAQTAQALGATGVPFFVVDRAYGAAGAQPAEVLLQLLERAWADSHPLVTVPAAEGCADGSCSV, encoded by the coding sequence ATGCAGGTCGAGGTGTGGTCCGACGTCGTGTGCCCGTGGTGCTACATCGGCAAGCGGAAGCTGGAGACGGCGCTCTCCCGCTTCGCGCACGCCGACCAGGTCGAGGTGGTCTGGCGTTCCTTCCAGCTCGACCCGAGCGTCCCGGAGGGCCACACCGAGCCCACCCTCCCCGCGCTGGCCGCCAAGTACGGCCGCAGCGTGGAGGAGATGGCCCAGATGCAGCAGCGGGTCGAGGAGGTCGCCGCCGGTGAGGGCCTGGAGTACCACCTGGCCGACGGGGTCAGCGGCAACACCCTGCTCGCCCACCAGCTGATCCACCTGGCCGGCGAGCACGGGCTGCGCAGCGAGATGAAGGAGCGGCTGCTGCACGCGTACTTCACCGAACAGCGCTCGGTGTTCGACGTCGACGCGCTGGTTCCCCTCGCCGTCGAGGTGGGGCTGGACGAGGCGGAGGTGCGGGCCGCGCTCGCCGACCGCCGCTTCCTGCCCGCCGTCCGGGAGGAGGCCCAGACCGCCCAGGCCCTGGGTGCGACCGGCGTGCCGTTCTTCGTCGTCGACCGCGCCTACGGGGCCGCCGGGGCACAGCCGGCCGAGGTGTTGCTGCAGCTGCTCGAGCGGGCCTGGGCCGACAGTCACCCGCTGGTGACCGTCCCGGCGGCCGAGGGCTGCGCGGACGGCAGCTGCTCGGTCTGA
- a CDS encoding NAD(P)H-dependent flavin oxidoreductase, producing the protein MIKTPLTRWFDLDVPVFGAPMAGVAGGALARAVSLGGGLGMIGVGSDTPVEWLTEQARLPVAADVSFGVGLMAWALERRPELLAAAIATEPALVSVSFGDPAPFVGPLHDAGIAVATAVNSRADLDRALDAGADVIVAQGTEAGGHTGQRATLPLLQEVLAATDRPVLAAGGVATGAGLAAVLVAGAAGAWIGTPFLSCTEAANTPAARERVRAAGGDATVLTSAFDIAQGLPWPARWPGRALVNEFTETWHGREAELRGDTRAAEWVRRARDEGDLAAAPVYAGESVGLVTTEESATDVVRRLAADARRALERAPRLLG; encoded by the coding sequence GTGATCAAGACCCCGCTGACCCGCTGGTTCGACCTCGACGTCCCGGTCTTCGGCGCGCCGATGGCCGGGGTGGCCGGCGGTGCGCTCGCCCGGGCCGTCTCCCTCGGCGGCGGGCTGGGCATGATCGGCGTCGGGTCCGACACCCCGGTGGAGTGGCTCACCGAGCAGGCCCGGCTGCCCGTGGCGGCCGACGTCTCCTTCGGCGTCGGACTGATGGCCTGGGCCCTGGAGCGGCGTCCGGAGCTGCTGGCCGCGGCGATCGCCACCGAGCCGGCGCTCGTGTCGGTGTCCTTCGGCGACCCGGCGCCGTTCGTGGGCCCGCTGCACGACGCGGGGATCGCGGTGGCCACCGCGGTGAACTCACGCGCCGACCTGGACCGTGCCCTCGACGCCGGGGCCGACGTGATCGTCGCCCAGGGCACCGAGGCGGGCGGGCACACCGGGCAGCGGGCGACCCTGCCGCTGCTGCAGGAGGTGCTGGCCGCGACCGACCGGCCGGTGCTGGCCGCGGGTGGGGTGGCCACCGGGGCCGGGCTGGCCGCCGTCCTGGTCGCGGGGGCGGCCGGGGCCTGGATCGGCACGCCGTTCCTGTCCTGCACCGAGGCCGCCAACACCCCCGCGGCCCGGGAGCGGGTCCGGGCGGCCGGCGGGGACGCCACCGTGCTGACCAGCGCCTTCGACATCGCCCAGGGCCTCCCCTGGCCGGCGCGCTGGCCCGGGCGGGCGCTGGTCAACGAGTTCACCGAGACCTGGCACGGTCGCGAGGCCGAGCTGCGCGGCGACACCCGGGCGGCCGAATGGGTCCGCCGGGCCCGCGACGAGGGCGACCTCGCCGCCGCACCGGTCTACGCCGGGGAGTCGGTCGGGCTGGTCACCACCGAGGAGTCGGCGACCGACGTCGTCCGCCGGCTGGCCGCCGACGCCCGCAGGGCCCTGGAGAGGGCCCCCCGTCTGCTCGGGTGA
- a CDS encoding FBP domain-containing protein has protein sequence MHALTEAAIRRSMVNCSRSEAAALTPPRDLADLDWAALDVLGWRDAKAELRGYLVHEQDGEPLGIALRAADTKMSSRRSAMCLLCHTVQSAADVSLFTARRVGEAGRNGNTVGTYICADLSCASRVTAVLPSAQHLDEELQELVVEEQLVGLRKRLRAFSADVTRR, from the coding sequence GTGCACGCCCTGACCGAGGCGGCGATCCGCCGCTCGATGGTCAACTGCTCCCGCAGCGAGGCCGCCGCCCTCACCCCGCCCCGCGACCTCGCCGACCTGGACTGGGCGGCGCTGGACGTGCTCGGCTGGCGGGACGCGAAGGCGGAGCTGCGCGGCTACCTGGTGCACGAGCAGGACGGCGAGCCGCTCGGCATCGCCCTGCGCGCCGCGGACACGAAGATGTCCAGCCGCCGCTCGGCGATGTGCCTGCTGTGCCACACCGTGCAGTCGGCCGCCGACGTCTCCCTGTTCACCGCGCGGCGGGTCGGGGAGGCCGGGCGCAACGGCAACACGGTGGGCACCTACATCTGCGCCGACCTGAGCTGTGCGAGCCGGGTGACCGCCGTCCTGCCGTCGGCCCAGCACCTGGACGAGGAGCTCCAGGAGCTGGTCGTCGAGGAACAGCTGGTGGGCCTCCGGAAGCGCCTCCGGGCCTTCAGCGCCGACGTCACCCGCCGCTGA
- a CDS encoding acyl carrier protein has protein sequence MATGETGFADVTFDLISVQYHSLKAGHDYGQYVRDAENANLDDVASFFREVMEQDSQRARRAHELLRTLSGTEHGGPATS, from the coding sequence ATGGCCACCGGTGAGACCGGCTTCGCCGACGTCACGTTCGACCTGATCTCCGTCCAGTACCACTCCCTCAAGGCCGGGCACGACTACGGCCAGTACGTCCGGGATGCCGAGAACGCCAACCTGGACGACGTCGCCTCGTTCTTCCGCGAGGTGATGGAGCAGGACTCCCAGCGCGCCCGGCGCGCCCACGAGCTGCTGCGCACGCTGTCCGGCACCGAGCACGGCGGGCCGGCCACCAGCTGA
- a CDS encoding ArsR/SmtB family transcription factor, whose translation MEALAALADPTRRQIVALLADGERGAGELAGQFPVSRPAISRHLRVLREAGLVRVRAEGQRRVYALDPRPLSELDAWLAPYRRLWAQRLDALDTEIARGRRARTQEDGR comes from the coding sequence GTGGAGGCGCTCGCAGCCCTGGCCGACCCGACCCGGCGGCAGATCGTCGCCCTGCTCGCCGACGGCGAGCGGGGCGCGGGTGAGCTGGCCGGGCAGTTCCCGGTCAGCCGTCCGGCGATCAGCCGGCACCTGCGGGTGCTCCGCGAGGCCGGTCTGGTGCGGGTGCGGGCGGAGGGGCAGCGCCGGGTCTACGCGCTGGACCCGCGGCCGCTGTCGGAACTCGACGCCTGGCTGGCTCCCTACCGGCGGCTGTGGGCGCAGCGGCTGGACGCGCTGGACACCGAGATCGCCCGCGGACGGCGGGCCCGAACGCAGGAGGACGGTCGATGA
- a CDS encoding SRPBCC family protein produces the protein MTTPDERLGQVTELPEGVRLQFRRSWPDPIDDVWAALTEPDRMVRWIGTYAGERRPGGAGTFTMTHEETPVGEPMRIVECAAPRRLVVDWQTEEGWRVELDLTAEDGQTVLLFTQLFAPGTQVTDYVLGWHWYLDKLDAEVGGRPAPGDWDDFLATTGRAYGRTPSGG, from the coding sequence ATGACGACACCGGACGAGCGGCTGGGGCAGGTCACCGAGCTGCCGGAGGGGGTGCGGCTGCAGTTCCGCCGCAGCTGGCCCGACCCGATCGACGACGTCTGGGCGGCGCTCACCGAGCCCGACCGGATGGTCCGCTGGATCGGCACCTACGCGGGCGAGCGGCGGCCCGGCGGCGCCGGCACCTTCACCATGACCCACGAGGAGACGCCGGTCGGTGAGCCGATGCGGATCGTGGAGTGCGCGGCGCCGCGCCGGCTGGTGGTCGACTGGCAGACCGAGGAGGGCTGGCGGGTCGAGCTGGACCTGACCGCCGAGGACGGGCAGACGGTCCTGCTGTTCACCCAGCTCTTCGCCCCGGGCACCCAGGTCACCGACTACGTGCTCGGCTGGCACTGGTACCTGGACAAGCTCGACGCCGAGGTGGGCGGCCGCCCGGCACCCGGGGACTGGGACGACTTCCTCGCCACCACCGGCCGCGCCTACGGCCGCACGCCGAGCGGGGGGTGA
- a CDS encoding NADH:flavin oxidoreductase/NADH oxidase yields MRTPQLLQPLTLRGVTLPNRLAVAPMCQYCVSDGVVGDYHLVHLGRFALGGFGLVMVEATGVTADGRISPGDVGLWEDAQVPGLARVASFLREHGSVAAIQLAHAGGKGSTLRPWDGDGPVTAENARPGDVPWTPVSPSGVPMGEGWPAPRALALEELPGVRDAFVAAARRALTAGFQVAEVHAAHGYLLNQFLSPLTNTRTDAYGGSLEDRMRFPLEVVEAVRAVWPADLPLMVRVSAVDATRQGTTLADTIAFCRELEALGVDAIDVSGGGIGPGWEHPIGYGYQVPFAAAIKEQVGIPTMAVGLLVDPQQAEAVVAAGQADLVAVAREAQDDPNFALHAARALTSSYDAYPVQAGPRLASRDRLLGRLGPWTGPDPVRVEQPRSQA; encoded by the coding sequence GTGCGCACGCCTCAGCTCCTGCAGCCCCTGACCCTGCGCGGGGTCACCCTCCCCAACCGCCTCGCCGTGGCGCCGATGTGCCAGTACTGCGTCTCCGACGGGGTGGTCGGCGACTACCACCTGGTGCACCTGGGCCGGTTCGCCCTCGGCGGCTTCGGCCTGGTGATGGTCGAGGCGACCGGCGTGACGGCCGACGGCCGGATCAGCCCCGGCGACGTCGGCCTGTGGGAGGACGCACAGGTCCCCGGCCTCGCCCGGGTGGCCTCCTTCCTGCGGGAGCACGGCAGCGTGGCGGCGATCCAGCTGGCGCACGCGGGCGGCAAGGGCAGCACGCTGCGCCCGTGGGACGGCGACGGACCGGTGACCGCGGAGAACGCCCGGCCCGGCGACGTCCCGTGGACCCCGGTCTCCCCGAGCGGCGTGCCGATGGGCGAGGGCTGGCCGGCCCCCCGCGCCCTGGCGCTGGAGGAGCTCCCCGGCGTGCGCGACGCGTTCGTCGCCGCCGCCCGCCGGGCGCTGACCGCGGGATTCCAGGTCGCCGAGGTGCACGCCGCGCACGGCTACCTGCTCAACCAGTTCCTCTCCCCGCTGACCAACACCCGCACCGACGCCTACGGCGGGTCGCTGGAGGACCGGATGCGGTTCCCGCTCGAGGTGGTCGAGGCCGTGCGCGCCGTCTGGCCGGCCGACCTGCCGCTGATGGTGCGGGTCTCCGCCGTCGACGCGACCCGCCAGGGCACGACGCTGGCCGACACGATCGCCTTCTGCCGGGAGCTGGAGGCGCTCGGGGTCGACGCGATCGACGTCTCCGGCGGGGGCATCGGGCCGGGCTGGGAGCACCCGATCGGCTACGGCTACCAGGTGCCCTTCGCCGCGGCCATCAAGGAGCAGGTCGGCATCCCCACCATGGCCGTGGGCCTGCTCGTCGACCCGCAGCAGGCCGAGGCCGTCGTCGCCGCGGGCCAGGCCGACCTGGTCGCCGTCGCCCGCGAGGCGCAGGACGACCCGAACTTCGCCCTGCACGCCGCCCGGGCGCTGACCAGCTCCTACGACGCCTACCCGGTGCAGGCCGGCCCGCGGCTGGCCTCCCGCGACCGCCTGCTGGGCCGCCTGGGCCCGTGGACCGGCCCCGACCCGGTCCGGGTCGAGCAGCCCCGCTCGCAGGCCTGA
- a CDS encoding phosphoenolpyruvate carboxykinase (GTP), whose product MTSVATPGLENAPTTHARLLAWVQEMAELTMPDQVVWVDGTEEEWERLTTRLVDAGTFTRLAAKPNSFHCASDPSDVARVEDRTFICSVDEADAGPTNNWMDPAEMKAVMTELYRGCMRGRTMYVIPFCMGPVEAEDPMFGVELTDSEYVVVSMRVMARIGSRILEAMGTDRPFVPAMHSLGAPLEPGQTDVPWPCSDTKYIVHFPEERAIWSYGSGYGGNALLGKKCYSLRIASVMARDEGWLAEHMLILKLTSPQQKTYYVAAAFPSACGKTNLAMLEPTIPGWKVETLGDDIAWMRFGEDGRLYALNPEYGLFGVAPGTGWDTNPNAMRTIDQGNSVFTNVALTDDGDVWWEGMTDDAPAHLTDWKGRDWTPESEEPSSHPNSRFCTPITQCPILAPEYEDPQGVPISAILFGGRRKTTIPLVSEARDWNHGVFMGATLSSETTAAATGAVGVVRRDPFAMLPFIGYNAGDYFQHWVDTGKAHDASKLPRIFYVNWFRRDADGGFLWPGFGENSRVLKWVVERLEGTAAAEETPVGHVPTPDSLDVSGLGMTREQVEQALRVDKDEWQAEVPQITEWFEKFGEKLPSTMWDELEILKSRLA is encoded by the coding sequence GTGACTTCCGTGGCCACCCCAGGTCTCGAGAACGCCCCCACCACGCACGCCCGACTCCTCGCCTGGGTGCAGGAGATGGCGGAGCTGACCATGCCGGACCAGGTGGTCTGGGTCGACGGCACCGAGGAGGAGTGGGAGCGGCTCACCACCCGGCTCGTGGACGCCGGCACTTTCACCCGGCTGGCCGCCAAGCCCAACTCCTTCCACTGCGCCTCCGACCCCAGTGACGTCGCCCGGGTCGAGGACCGCACGTTCATCTGCTCGGTCGACGAGGCCGACGCCGGCCCGACCAACAACTGGATGGACCCGGCCGAGATGAAGGCCGTCATGACCGAGCTGTACCGGGGGTGCATGCGCGGCCGGACGATGTACGTCATCCCGTTCTGCATGGGCCCGGTCGAGGCCGAGGACCCGATGTTCGGCGTGGAGCTCACCGACTCCGAGTACGTCGTGGTCTCGATGCGCGTCATGGCCCGGATCGGCAGCCGCATCCTGGAGGCGATGGGCACCGACCGGCCGTTCGTGCCGGCGATGCACTCCCTCGGCGCTCCGCTCGAGCCCGGCCAGACCGACGTCCCCTGGCCGTGCAGCGACACCAAGTACATCGTGCACTTCCCCGAGGAGCGGGCCATCTGGTCCTACGGCTCCGGGTACGGCGGCAACGCGCTGCTGGGCAAGAAGTGCTACTCCCTGCGCATCGCCTCGGTCATGGCCCGCGACGAGGGCTGGCTCGCCGAGCACATGCTGATCCTCAAGCTCACCAGCCCCCAGCAGAAGACGTACTACGTCGCCGCCGCCTTCCCCTCCGCCTGCGGCAAGACGAACCTGGCGATGCTCGAGCCGACCATCCCCGGCTGGAAGGTCGAGACCCTCGGCGACGACATCGCCTGGATGCGCTTCGGCGAGGACGGCCGGCTCTACGCCCTCAACCCCGAGTACGGCCTCTTCGGCGTCGCGCCGGGCACCGGCTGGGACACCAACCCCAACGCGATGCGCACCATCGACCAGGGCAACTCGGTGTTCACCAACGTCGCGCTCACCGACGACGGCGACGTCTGGTGGGAGGGCATGACCGACGACGCCCCCGCCCACCTGACCGACTGGAAGGGCCGCGACTGGACGCCGGAGAGCGAGGAGCCCTCCAGCCACCCGAACAGCCGCTTCTGCACCCCGATCACCCAGTGCCCGATCCTGGCGCCGGAGTACGAGGACCCGCAGGGCGTGCCGATCTCGGCGATCCTCTTCGGCGGCCGGCGCAAGACCACGATCCCGCTGGTCAGCGAGGCGCGGGACTGGAACCACGGCGTCTTCATGGGCGCCACGCTCTCCTCGGAGACCACCGCCGCGGCCACCGGTGCCGTCGGCGTCGTCCGCCGCGACCCCTTCGCCATGCTGCCGTTCATCGGCTACAACGCCGGGGACTACTTCCAGCACTGGGTCGACACCGGCAAGGCCCACGACGCCAGCAAGCTGCCGCGGATCTTCTACGTGAACTGGTTCCGCCGGGACGCCGACGGCGGCTTCCTGTGGCCGGGCTTCGGGGAGAACAGCCGGGTGCTCAAGTGGGTCGTCGAGCGCCTCGAGGGCACCGCCGCCGCCGAGGAGACCCCGGTCGGGCACGTGCCGACGCCGGACTCCCTCGACGTCTCGGGCCTGGGCATGACCCGCGAGCAGGTCGAGCAGGCGCTGCGGGTGGACAAGGACGAGTGGCAGGCCGAGGTCCCGCAGATCACCGAGTGGTTCGAGAAGTTCGGCGAGAAGCTGCCCAGCACGATGTGGGACGAGCTGGAGATCCTCAAGAGCCGTCTCGCGTAG
- a CDS encoding MFS transporter, whose amino-acid sequence MTEASPLVPNPYLHVLRTPHALPMVLAAFIGRLPLSMIGLGSVLLIQSETGSYGLGGAVAAVGAIATAIAGPVIGRLADTHAQRRVLLGVLAVFVVSGLAFLWSVRGGWPLWTVFLSAAAAGASIPPVSSMIRVRWTHLLRGTPRLPTALAMESVVDEFVFIVGPVLVTFLSTTGHTTSGVVTAFTLAAVGSLMFAAQGHTEPPPAAHGHRRGASAIRVRGLRVLFVVGAAVGAILGALEIGLVAFADEVGQRPLSGLLIAGLAAGSMFAGIGWGVVHWKVRLRHRLVAALAVLTVLTLPLVLVTSYWLMLPLVVVAGIAVSPSLISAFTLAEVLVPRSAVTEAFTWIGTALALGVAVGASVAGKIVDTAGANASFLVATVAAGLAAVVVGLGQRTLHVPAEHAASPALAH is encoded by the coding sequence GTGACGGAGGCCAGTCCGCTCGTGCCCAACCCCTATCTGCACGTGCTGCGGACGCCGCATGCCCTGCCGATGGTGCTGGCCGCGTTCATCGGCCGGCTGCCGCTGTCGATGATCGGGCTGGGCAGCGTGCTGCTCATCCAGTCCGAGACCGGCTCCTACGGCCTGGGCGGTGCGGTGGCCGCCGTCGGGGCGATCGCCACCGCGATCGCCGGCCCGGTGATCGGCCGGCTGGCCGACACCCACGCCCAGCGCCGGGTGCTGCTGGGTGTGCTGGCGGTCTTCGTCGTCTCGGGGCTGGCGTTCCTCTGGTCGGTGCGCGGCGGCTGGCCGCTGTGGACGGTGTTCCTGTCCGCCGCCGCCGCCGGGGCGAGCATCCCGCCGGTCTCCTCGATGATCCGGGTGCGCTGGACCCACCTGCTCCGTGGCACCCCGCGGCTGCCGACCGCCCTGGCGATGGAGTCGGTGGTCGACGAGTTCGTGTTCATCGTCGGCCCCGTGCTGGTCACCTTCCTGTCCACCACCGGGCACACCACCTCCGGCGTCGTCACCGCGTTCACGCTGGCCGCGGTCGGCAGCCTGATGTTCGCCGCGCAGGGGCACACCGAGCCGCCCCCGGCCGCGCACGGGCACCGGCGCGGGGCGTCGGCCATCCGGGTGCGGGGGCTGCGGGTCCTGTTCGTGGTGGGGGCCGCGGTCGGCGCCATCCTCGGTGCGCTGGAGATCGGCCTGGTCGCCTTCGCCGACGAGGTCGGTCAGCGGCCGCTGTCCGGCCTGCTCATCGCCGGCCTCGCCGCCGGCTCGATGTTCGCCGGCATCGGCTGGGGTGTCGTGCACTGGAAGGTGCGGCTGCGGCACCGGCTGGTCGCCGCCCTCGCCGTCCTCACCGTGCTCACCCTGCCGCTGGTGCTGGTCACCAGCTACTGGCTGATGCTGCCGCTCGTGGTGGTCGCCGGCATCGCCGTCTCGCCGTCGCTGATCAGCGCCTTCACCCTGGCCGAGGTGCTGGTGCCCCGCTCCGCCGTCACCGAGGCGTTCACCTGGATCGGCACCGCCCTCGCCCTCGGGGTGGCGGTCGGCGCGTCGGTGGCGGGGAAGATCGTGGACACCGCCGGCGCCAACGCCAGCTTCCTGGTCGCCACGGTCGCCGCCGGGCTGGCCGCGGTGGTGGTCGGCCTGGGGCAGCGGACCCTGCACGTGCCGGCCGAGCACGCCGCCTCCCCCGCGCTGGCGCACTGA